A genomic stretch from Streptomyces sp. QL37 includes:
- a CDS encoding APC family permease, translating to MSKLTDVPKRILIGRALRSDKLGETLLPKRIALPVFASDPLSSVAYAPGEVLLVLSIAGVSAYHFSPWIAVAVVVLMFTVVASYRQNVRAYPSGGGDYEVANTNLGPKAGLTVASALLVDYVLTVAVSISSGVENLGSAIPFVVEHKTFCAIGAIVLLTLMNLRGVKESGKLFAIPTYLFVAGVFVMILWGAFRGLALGDTMHAPTSDYEIKPEHQGLAGFALVFLLLRAFSSGCAALTGVEAISNGVPAFRKPKSKNAATTLAAMGLLAVTMFCGIIGLAMATDVKMAENPAKDLLHNGVAVGAGFTQDPVISQVAAAVFGDGTFFFVFLAAATALVLFLAANTAYNGFPLLGSILAQDRYLPRQLHTRGDRLAFSNGIVLLAGAAILLVWIYGADSTRLIQLYIVGVFVSFTLSQTGMVRHWNRHLRTEKDPAARRHMVRSRAINTFGAFFTGLVLVVVLATKFTHGAWVALLGMVIFFGTMTAIRKHYDRVAEEIAASDTPSDDTMRPSRVHSIVLVSKLHRPTLRALAYAKLVRSDHLEALSISVDPDETKALRNDWERRGIDIPLKILDSPYREVTRPVIDYVKGLRKDRPRDVISVYIPEYVVGHWYEHLLHNQSALRLKGRLLFTPGVMVTSVPYQLESSEAAKVRARRRADWIAPGSVRRGPVERRHKDPSQKG from the coding sequence GTGTCCAAACTGACCGACGTGCCCAAACGGATCCTGATCGGCCGGGCGCTGCGCAGCGACAAGCTGGGGGAGACGCTCCTCCCCAAGCGCATCGCGCTCCCCGTCTTCGCATCCGACCCGCTGTCCTCCGTTGCGTACGCACCCGGAGAAGTCCTCCTCGTGCTGTCCATCGCGGGCGTGTCGGCGTACCACTTCAGCCCGTGGATCGCGGTCGCGGTCGTGGTCCTGATGTTCACCGTCGTCGCCTCGTACCGGCAGAACGTCCGCGCGTACCCGAGCGGGGGAGGCGACTACGAGGTCGCCAACACCAACCTCGGCCCCAAGGCCGGTCTGACCGTCGCCAGCGCCCTCCTCGTGGACTACGTCCTCACCGTCGCCGTGTCGATCTCCTCGGGCGTGGAGAACCTGGGCTCCGCCATCCCCTTCGTCGTCGAGCACAAGACGTTCTGCGCCATAGGCGCCATCGTGCTGCTGACGCTGATGAACCTCCGGGGCGTCAAGGAGTCGGGCAAGCTCTTCGCCATCCCGACCTACCTGTTCGTGGCCGGGGTCTTCGTGATGATCCTCTGGGGCGCCTTCCGGGGGCTGGCTCTCGGCGACACCATGCACGCGCCCACCTCGGACTACGAGATCAAGCCCGAGCACCAGGGGCTCGCCGGCTTCGCCCTCGTCTTCCTGCTCCTGCGCGCCTTCTCCTCCGGATGTGCGGCACTCACCGGCGTCGAGGCGATCAGCAACGGCGTCCCCGCCTTCCGCAAGCCGAAGAGCAAGAACGCCGCGACCACCCTCGCGGCGATGGGTCTGCTGGCCGTCACCATGTTCTGCGGCATCATCGGCCTGGCCATGGCCACCGACGTGAAGATGGCGGAGAACCCCGCGAAGGACCTGCTCCACAACGGTGTCGCGGTCGGTGCGGGCTTCACCCAGGACCCGGTCATCTCCCAGGTCGCCGCGGCGGTCTTCGGCGACGGGACGTTCTTCTTCGTCTTCCTCGCGGCGGCCACCGCCCTCGTGCTCTTCCTCGCCGCGAACACCGCGTACAACGGCTTCCCGCTCCTCGGCTCGATCCTCGCCCAGGACCGCTATCTGCCCCGCCAGCTGCACACCCGCGGTGACCGGCTCGCCTTCTCCAACGGCATCGTGCTGCTCGCCGGGGCCGCGATCCTGCTCGTCTGGATCTACGGGGCCGACTCGACCCGGCTGATCCAGCTCTACATCGTCGGCGTCTTCGTCTCCTTCACGCTCAGCCAGACCGGCATGGTGCGGCACTGGAACCGCCACCTGCGGACCGAGAAGGACCCGGCCGCGCGCCGCCACATGGTCCGCTCCCGGGCGATCAACACCTTCGGCGCGTTCTTCACCGGACTTGTCCTGGTCGTCGTCCTGGCCACCAAGTTCACCCACGGCGCCTGGGTCGCGCTGCTCGGCATGGTGATCTTCTTCGGCACGATGACCGCGATCCGCAAGCACTACGACCGGGTCGCCGAGGAGATCGCCGCCTCCGACACCCCGTCCGACGACACCATGAGGCCCTCGCGGGTCCACTCGATCGTCCTGGTCTCCAAACTCCACCGGCCGACCCTGCGCGCCCTCGCGTACGCCAAGCTGGTGCGCTCGGACCACCTGGAGGCGCTGTCCATCAGCGTCGACCCGGACGAGACGAAGGCGCTCAGGAACGACTGGGAGCGGCGCGGCATCGACATCCCGCTGAAGATCCTCGACTCGCCCTACCGAGAGGTGACCCGGCCGGTCATCGACTACGTCAAGGGTCTGCGCAAGGACCGCCCCCGCGACGTGATCAGCGTCTACATCCCCGAGTACGTGGTCGGCCACTGGTACGAGCACCTGCTGCACAACCAGAGCGCGCTGCGGCTCAAGGGCAGGCTCCTCTTCACCCCCGGGGTGATGGTGACCTCGGTGCCCTACCAGCTGGAGTCCTCCGAGGCCGCGAAGGTGCGGGCCAGGAGGCGTGCGGACTGGATCGCACCCGGATCGGTACGCCGCGGTCCCGTGGAGCGGCGTCACAAGGATCCGAGCCAGAAGGGCTGA
- a CDS encoding class I SAM-dependent RNA methyltransferase, producing the protein MQNESTSSQAGESQAGKSQAGESQAGEDLIGREYEVEVGPVAHGGHCIARTSEGQVLFVRHTLPGEKVVARVTEGESGSRFLRADAVRVIEASKDRVEAPCPYAGPGKCGGCDWQHAKPGAQRRLKGEVIAEQLQRLAGLTPEEAGWDGTVMPAEGDKLPPGEVPAWRTRVQYAVDADGLVGLRKHRSHEVQPIDHCLIAAPGVSELGIEKQDWPQMATVEAISATGSHDRQVILTPREGGRLPLVELDKPVSVLRVDEKDGGVHRVHGRAFVRERADDRTYRVGSGGFWQVHPQAADTLVRAVMQGLLPRKNDMALDLYCGVGLFAGAIGQRIGEKGAVLGIESGKRAVEDARHNLKDLDRVRIEHGKVDQVLPRTGITECDLIVLDPPRAGAGKATVKHLASLGARKIAYVACDPAALARDIAYFRDGGYRVRTLRAFDLFPMTHHVECVAILEPVAKSA; encoded by the coding sequence ATGCAGAACGAATCGACGTCGTCGCAGGCCGGGGAGTCGCAGGCCGGGAAATCGCAGGCCGGGGAGTCGCAGGCCGGAGAGGATCTGATCGGTCGGGAGTACGAGGTCGAGGTCGGCCCCGTGGCCCACGGCGGCCACTGCATCGCCCGTACGTCCGAGGGCCAGGTACTCTTCGTGCGCCACACCCTCCCCGGCGAGAAGGTCGTCGCCCGCGTCACCGAGGGCGAGAGCGGCTCCCGCTTCCTGCGCGCCGACGCGGTCAGGGTCATCGAGGCCTCCAAGGACCGGGTCGAGGCCCCCTGCCCGTACGCCGGGCCCGGCAAGTGCGGCGGCTGCGACTGGCAGCACGCCAAGCCCGGCGCCCAGCGCCGCCTCAAGGGCGAAGTGATCGCCGAACAGCTCCAGCGCCTCGCGGGCCTCACGCCCGAGGAGGCCGGCTGGGACGGCACGGTCATGCCGGCCGAGGGCGACAAGCTCCCGCCGGGCGAGGTCCCCGCGTGGCGCACCCGCGTGCAGTACGCCGTCGACGCGGACGGCCTGGTCGGACTGCGCAAGCACCGTTCGCACGAGGTCCAGCCGATCGACCACTGCCTGATCGCCGCTCCCGGCGTATCCGAGCTCGGCATCGAGAAGCAGGACTGGCCGCAGATGGCCACGGTGGAGGCCATCTCCGCCACCGGCTCCCACGACCGTCAGGTCATCCTCACCCCCCGCGAGGGCGGCCGCCTCCCGCTCGTCGAACTCGACAAGCCCGTCTCCGTGCTCCGCGTGGACGAGAAGGACGGCGGCGTCCACCGCGTCCACGGTCGCGCCTTCGTCCGCGAGCGCGCCGACGACCGTACCTACCGCGTCGGCTCGGGCGGCTTCTGGCAGGTGCACCCGCAGGCGGCCGACACCCTGGTCCGCGCGGTCATGCAGGGACTGCTGCCGCGCAAGAACGACATGGCGCTGGACCTCTACTGCGGAGTCGGCCTGTTCGCCGGCGCGATCGGCCAGCGCATCGGTGAGAAGGGCGCGGTGCTGGGCATCGAGTCCGGCAAGCGTGCGGTCGAGGACGCCAGGCACAACCTGAAGGACCTGGACCGGGTCCGCATCGAGCACGGCAAGGTCGACCAGGTACTGCCGCGCACGGGCATCACCGAGTGCGACCTGATCGTCCTGGACCCGCCGCGCGCGGGCGCGGGCAAGGCCACGGTCAAGCACCTGGCGTCGCTGGGTGCGCGCAAGATCGCGTACGTGGCCTGCGACCCGGCGGCGCTGGCGCGGGACATCGCGTACTTCCGGGACGGGG